From Candidatus Eisenbacteria bacterium:
GGCGCGGTATTCCGTTTCACGCTGCCCATCGGCGGCGAGCCTCCCAGGGTTGAAGCCGAGGGAGAGACGCCATGACCCACCCCGGCCCAGCCGGACCCCTTGGGCCGTCCGGCCCACCCGGACCCGCCGCCGGCGACGTGCCGCCCGCCAACCCCCCGGTGGTTCTCGCCATCGAGGACGAGAAACCGATCCTGCGCTTCCTGCGCGCCACGCTCGCGGGCCACGGTTACCGGCTGGTGGAGGCCGTCACCGGCGAGGAGGGCTTGCGCCAGGCCCGCGCGCGCGTGCCCGACCTGATCCTGTTGGACCTCGGCCTGCCCGACCTGGACGGGCTCGAGGTCGCCCGCCGGCTCCGGGAATGGTCCAAGGTGCCCATCATCGTGCTTTCCGCCCGCGGACAGGAGCGCGACAAGATCGCCGCGCTGGACCTCGGCGCGGACGACTACGTCACCAAGCCCTTCGCCGTCGGGGAACTGCTGGCAAGGATGCGCGTCGCACTGCGCCACGCGGCGCGCGGGGGGCTGGGTGAGGGGGACACGGTGGTGCGGGTGGGGGATCTGTGCGTGGATCGCATGCGCAGGGTGGTCACTCTCGCGGGTCGCGAAGTGCGCCTCACGCCTCTGGAGTACCGGCTGCTCGCGGCGCTCTCGGACTTCCCCGGCCGCGTGCTCACCCACGAGCACCTGCTCAAGCAGGTGTGGGGCCCGGGCTATGCCCGGCAGCACCATTACCTGCGCGTCTACATGGCGCAGCTGCGTCAGAAGCTGGAGCGCGACCCATCGAGGCCCGAGTACCTGCTCACCGAGCCGGGTGTGGGCTACCGGATGCGGGAGGAGTAGGACGGGCCGGCCCTCCCGTACCCCGTCAAACCCGGCGCCGGCGCATCGCGGTCAACGCCGGCTCCTGGAACCTCCGGCATCCACGATCACGGGCAGGGTGCCCTTCCAGCGAGTCCACACCTCCGGGCTCACGACGGACTCGCACATGAAATGCGCGACGTTGGCCATGCTGGAGCTGCCCGGAGCGAAGAGACTGCTGACGAGGCCTTCGTGAATTGTGTACTCCGGGGCGCCACTTTCCAGCAATGTGTCGGGACGCACCACCATCCACTCGACGAACGGGTGGGCCACGCCGATTCCGCCGTGGAGGAAGTTCGCCGCGTCCTGATTGTCCCGCGCCGGCGGGAGCACCCCGCGGAGTGCCCACACGAACGCCCTCTCGAACGCCCCGCGAGGCGCATCGAGGCCGCCGGGGCGATGGACCGAGACGCTGCTCATGAGAATGAACTTGACCGGCCTCCCGGGTCGAAGCGCTTCGATCGCACGGCACAGCCGCGCCGTAGCCCGCGTGACGAGGTCGCGCGGCGGCCCGAAGATGCCCCTGAGAATGAGAGTGTGCCCCAGGCATGAGATGACCGCGTCACAGCCGGAAACGTGGCCCAGGAGGTCTTCCTGGTCGAGGGACAGCAGGTCGGCCTCGACCACGGTCAGGCGCGGATCATTCGCCGCGTCGGCGGGGAGCCTCCGAGCGGATCGCACGATGGTGCGGACGCCGATGCCCCGCCCAAGGAGTTGCTCCATCACGCACCGGCCGGTGCGCCCGGTGGCGCCAAGCAGCAGCACTGTCAGCCGGGCGGACATCAGCCAGTCTCCCCAGGGCGCCCAGGGCTCATGGGTGTGAACCCCCCGGCGCCCGCTGGGGCGTTCGCAATGACGCGGCACATGGTCCCTCCCCGGGCGTCCCCCAGGCGGATCAGTCTCTCCGGGGTCCGGGCTTCCGGAGACCCACGGTCCAGAATCGCACCGTACCACATGGCGTGGCGGCCATCGATCCCTGGCAGACGGGAGGGCGCGGAACATCGAATTCTCCCCTTCCGAATCCCCCCGAATTCCCCGTTGCGCGTCCCACGCCCCCATCACATCCATAGCCACCCACCCCCCGCTCCCCCGTCCCCCCGCCATGATATCCATAGCCACTCACCCCCCGATCGCCCGTCCCCCCGGGAGTCCAACCAGTCCCCGTCCGCCCCGCGTTCCCGTTTCCCCGCTCAAGGAACCCCGTGCCATGCCCGAAAGCCTGGCCGATCCCGGCGTGCCCTTCGCGGCGCCGGCAGCGCAAGCCCCGACCCCGGATCTC
This genomic window contains:
- a CDS encoding response regulator; the encoded protein is MTHPGPAGPLGPSGPPGPAAGDVPPANPPVVLAIEDEKPILRFLRATLAGHGYRLVEAVTGEEGLRQARARVPDLILLDLGLPDLDGLEVARRLREWSKVPIIVLSARGQERDKIAALDLGADDYVTKPFAVGELLARMRVALRHAARGGLGEGDTVVRVGDLCVDRMRRVVTLAGREVRLTPLEYRLLAALSDFPGRVLTHEHLLKQVWGPGYARQHHYLRVYMAQLRQKLERDPSRPEYLLTEPGVGYRMREE
- a CDS encoding NAD(P)H-binding protein, whose amino-acid sequence is MSARLTVLLLGATGRTGRCVMEQLLGRGIGVRTIVRSARRLPADAANDPRLTVVEADLLSLDQEDLLGHVSGCDAVISCLGHTLILRGIFGPPRDLVTRATARLCRAIEALRPGRPVKFILMSSVSVHRPGGLDAPRGAFERAFVWALRGVLPPARDNQDAANFLHGGIGVAHPFVEWMVVRPDTLLESGAPEYTIHEGLVSSLFAPGSSSMANVAHFMCESVVSPEVWTRWKGTLPVIVDAGGSRSRR